Proteins encoded in a region of the Rhizobium sp. CC-YZS058 genome:
- a CDS encoding succinate dehydrogenase assembly factor 2 — MTGITQTSADLDPRRRRILFRAWHRGIREMDLVFGQFADKELATLPEADLDELETIMAEEDGDLVKWILGEREVPDRFRTPLFDRIAAYKPDFDAPIPGWRE, encoded by the coding sequence ATGACGGGCATCACCCAGACGAGCGCCGACCTCGATCCGCGCCGGCGGCGGATCCTGTTCCGCGCCTGGCACCGCGGTATCCGCGAGATGGACCTGGTCTTCGGCCAGTTCGCCGACAAGGAGCTGGCGACCCTTCCCGAAGCCGATCTCGACGAGCTCGAAACGATCATGGCCGAGGAGGATGGCGATCTCGTCAAGTGGATCCTGGGAGAGCGTGAGGTGCCGGACCGCTTCCGCACGCCGCTGTTCGATCGCATCGCTGCCTATAAGCCCGATTTCGACGCCCCTATTCCGGGATGGCGCGAATGA